A genome region from Musa acuminata AAA Group cultivar baxijiao chromosome BXJ3-5, Cavendish_Baxijiao_AAA, whole genome shotgun sequence includes the following:
- the LOC135638960 gene encoding ATG8-interacting protein 2-like, which yields MPDPSATPSPRPVVGSAAMEGHEYYHDWEILVGPEIAGEDLKLLEASDDGSMDGGIKSDYFALDARTPHHEVEQQVDSDNPSWVDPESDSGFLDRPKGEVGFPGVEFPIKDLGEFWSDATSDEQRSHLGSEKEGLGDDGGLEFGERAEGDVVGEKEVGLEDTWEIEGRETGCEKPGEEGCGEQGKMTDDGNIGSDNVLASGEEKRRVVWWKLPFELLKFCAFRAKPVWSISIVAAILGFLMLRKRFYRIRQKPTSIPLNLCLDEKKASQLKIHAARLNKAFTVVRRVPIIRASLPAAGVTRRSMVGLQ from the exons ATGCCGGATCCCTCTGCCACTCCCTCTCCACGCCCCGTGGTCGGGTCCGCTGCGATGGAAGGGCACGAGTACTATCACGATTGGGAGATCCTTGTCGGCCCAGAGATCGCCGGAGAGGATTTGAAGCTCTTGGAAGCGTCGGATGATGGCTCCATGGACGGCGGCATCAAATCCGACTACTTCGCGCTCGATGCCCGCACGCCGCACCACGAGGTGGAGCAACAGGTTGATTCGGATAACCCTAGTTGGGTTGATCCGGAATCGGACTCCGGGTTCCTCGACCGGCCCAAGGGGGAGGTAGGCTTCCCCGGAGTCGAGTTCCCGATCAAGGATTTAGGTGAGTTCTGGTCCGATGCGACGTCGGACGAGCAAAGATCGCATCTTGGTAGCGAAAAGGAGGGACTTGGTGACGACGGAGGTTTAGAGTTCGGAGAGAGGGCTGAGGGAGACGTGGTGGGCGAGAAAGAAGTGGGTCTGGAGGACACCTGGGAGATCGAAGGGAGAGAGACGGGATGCGAGAAGCCTGGCGAAGAGGGTTGTGGTGAACAAGGGAAGATGACGGATGATGGGAACATTGGGTCGGATAACGTGTTGGCTAGtggggaagagaagagaagggtggTTTGGTGGAAGCTCCCCTTTGAGCTCCTAAAATTCTGTGCTTTCAGGGCGAAGCCAGTTTGGTCCATCTCTATCGTTGCCGCGATATTGGGGTTTTTGATGTTAAGGAAGAGGTTTTATAGGATTAGACAAAAGCCTACAAGTATTCCTTTGAATCTTTGCCTGGATGAGAAG AAGGCATCCCAGTTGAAGATTCATGCAGCCCGTCTCAACAAAGCTTTCACGGTCGTAAGGCGTGTTCCCATCATAAGAGCTTCGCTACCTGCTGCCGGCGTGACCCGGCGGTCCATGGTCGGCCTTCAATGA
- the LOC135638859 gene encoding cytochrome c-like, whose amino-acid sequence MSSFAEAPPGDPKAGEKIFKTKCAQCHTVDKGAGHKQGPNLNGLFGRQSGTTAGYSYSAANKNMAVVWEETTLYDYLLNPKKYIPGTKMVFPGLKKPQERADLISYLKQSTA is encoded by the exons ATGTCGTCGTTCGCGGAAGCTCCTCCGGGCGATCCCAAGGCCGGGGAGAAGATCTTCAAGACCAAGTGCGCCCAGTGCCACACCGTCGACAAGGGCGCCGGCCACAAGCAAG GACCCAATTTGAACGGTCTTTTCGGGAGGCAATCTGGAACGACGGCAGGTTACTCCTACTCTGCTGCAAACAAGAACATGGCTGTGGTGTGGGAGGAGACAACTTTGTATGATTACTTGCTTAACCCTAAGAAG tATATTCCTGGTACTAAGATGGTTTTTCCTGGTCTGAAGAAGCCACAAGAGCGTGCAGATCTTATTTCTTATCTCAAACAATCAACAGCTTGA
- the LOC103983620 gene encoding uncharacterized protein LOC103983620 yields the protein MPLTRFSSDAFGVVTISLVILFHVLAIRCIYQVVYLQVRIHRRDFLQLGYFNGPWITRIFLVIVAIWWSLSEIARLSFLKGRIFSSITWQQNFCKIYILFNLGFSEPSVFLTLVFLLRASLRRRELGTLSQGWNKRTISYVFLYCIPIFVMQIFVDFAGPRFFSEAKNDGRAKKLNYFTKASVLIGDECVCTYPLFSTILLGLFHAVLISYVSYIGMHVFLSVINKQLLQRLYWLVSSVIFSLPVRVLLLGFSVLPQPGNLAYELIVFLAFLVMLFCTVIGILVLVYFPVADLMALRKLEEREVEGMPYDDYFNDSASLVANQSRHDTRRSSDVSTMRGSISFRTMIRDDTPDLDISDETNLSFHGALHIGSPSVSSSTPARPMLPLREVPRY from the coding sequence ATGCCCCTGACCAGATTCAGTTCCGATGCATTTGGTGTGGTAACCATTTCGCTCGTCATTCTTTTTCATGTCTTGGCTATACGATGCATATACCAAGTTGTCTATTTACAAGTACGGATCCATCGACGTGATTTTCTTCAGCTTGGTTACTTCAATGGGCCCTGGATTACACGCATTTTTCTAGTTATAGTTGCAATTTGGTGGAGCCTAAGTGAAATTGCTAGGCTTAGTTTTTTAAAAGGAAGGATCTTCTCCAGCATAACATGGCAGCAAAATTTTTGCAAGATCTACATCCTTTTCAATCTTGGGTTTTCAGAACCTTCTGTGTTTCTCACGCTTGTGTTCCTACTACGGGCCTCCTTGCGGAGGAGGGAGTTGGGCACTCTAAGCCAAGGATGGAACAAAAGAACCATCAGTTATGTCTTCCTTTACTGCATTCCAATTTTTGTCATGCAAAtttttgtggattttgctggacCCAGGTTTTTCAGCGAAGCTAAGAATGACGGGAGAGCAAAGAAGCTCAACTACTTCACAAAAGCTAGTGTCTTGATTGGAGATGAGTGTGTATGCACTTATCCTCTCTTTAGCACCATTCTTCTTGGGCTTTTTCATGCTGTTCTGATTAGTTATGTATCGTACATTGGAATGCATGTATTCCTGTCAGTGATCAACAAACAGCTGCTCCAAAGGCTCTATTGGTTGGTATCCTCAGTTATCTTTTCTCTTCCAGTAAGGGTTCTCCTCCTGGGTTTCTCTGTCCTACCTCAACCGGGCAACTTGGCTTATGAGCTGATTGTTTTCTTAGCCTTTCTGGTCATGTTGTTTTGCACTGtgattggtatccttgtcttGGTCTACTTCCCAGTGGCAGATTTAATGGCCCTGAGAAAGCTAGAGGAAAGAGAGGTGGAAGGGATGCCCTATGATGATTATTTCAATGACAGTGCTTCACTTGTGGCCAACCAGAGCCGTCATGACACTAGGAGGAGTTCTGATGTCTCCACAATGCGTGGGTCCATATCTTTTCGCACAATGATCAGAGATGACACCCCTGATTTGGATATCAGTGACGAGACGAACTTGTCCTTTCATGGTGCTCTTCATATTGGTTCGCCTTCAGTTTCTTCTTCAACGCCTGCAAGGCCCATGCTCCCTCTTAGAGAAGTCCCCAGATACTAG